TGGGCTATTTTTTGACCCTCACATGTCAAACATATGCGGGGGTTTGGTATACTGTATGGCCGATCTTGGACAAGAGAGGGTTCAGAATTACACGAACATGTCGAATTGTGATGTAGATGGGACTCCTCGTTCCTCGGGCCGCATGTGTTCCAAAACAGTCGTATGCGTTCGGCTTCGGCAGGAGGACTGATGAAAGCTGTGAGGTGAGGAATGGAGGAGCGTGGACATCTAGATGGCTCGCGTGACATTCATCTCGTCCCACTGTCCGCCTCAGAGATACGAAATCCAATAATGTACACTGCTTGGATCCCGTCTGCGAGAACATGGAAAAGGCTTGCGCCTGTATCATGAACGGGAACTGCCGCTAGCAGTGCTAGGAGATCATAGACACGATGTCAGAAACGAAACTGCTTACGGGGCGAGTGTGAGGCGATTCGGCACCAGCACCAGAGCCGGAGAAATGAGGGATGTAACAGGACTACGTTACAATATTGGTCTTGAGTTTAGCTTGCACATAGATACACGTGGGGGGACTAatcggtggaagaagagagatggacggTTGCGTCGCGCGCCTAATTGTGCCATCATGGTCGACGTCACCGTTGTCTGCATCACCGGTTACAATTACGCAGAGGTCGGTCCGAACTGAAAGCCTCTGAGCTCTCTGGGCATTCGGCCGCAGTAGCGGTAACTTGGTAATGTGAGTGACGGGGTTTACAGGTAGTCGCGATGCACAGCACAAATGACAACGatttcttctcccatcGCTGGTGTTATATGCTCACTCTTCTGACTGTATCTGACTGTATCGAAGAGCACCTACCACTCATCTTCATAGCTTTGCAAGTGTAGAAGGGAAGGATACAAAGGATCCATCAAACGGATTTCAAAGGGTCTCACGATCAATAATATCCGGGCCTCGAATCTGAGGACTATCTGTCTACCTTCCTTACCCGGCAACATCCACATTCTCAGTGAGCTACGTTCACTTTTTCAACTTTCATCGCAGACtatatcatcatcaccatcatcatcatcataccttgaacatcttcatctcacCGATCAAACAGGCATCGAATCCCCGTTCACCGAATCGAACAAAGTAATCGTCTCCCGGTCATCAATAGTCAGCCGGTCACCTATTTCCATTCCTGTAACGTCATAATCGATACGACCGAGTACGGCATCGATTCATTCGTACACTGTAACAACCCCCGTTGGCCCATTCACTCTGGATTCATGGATACATCGTTTTGAACGTATGTTCTCAGCTGTCTTTTCAACGACGTGTATCAAAAGGCATACATATGCTTACTGAGCTCTCTTCAGCCTCTCACACTTGTGACTAGAAGGACCATAGGGCAATAACAACATCAGCATGGGTAACGCATCGTCCTCTCACGCGACTTCTggtccatcttcgtccagcACCCCATCCACCCAAGCACGACCTAcgacatcgtcctcattGCCCATCCCTACAGCCGCGTCGACACCTGCCGGAGGTGGTGCTGGTGTTGGCTCATCCAGTGCCTTCCATTCAGGTCTTACACCGCCTACTTCACCTCCGTCACCACCCCCGCCATCCACCCCAccactccttcctttcGCAGGGCATCTGTCTCCTCAGAACCCACACGCGCTTTCTCATCCCCAAGCGCACGACTATTCCAAATCAGTTGTCACTCGACTCATCTTAGATGGCAAGCTGGCACCGTTCTATCGCGGCTTGGAAGATTTCGAGGAAGATTGGACCGAGGAACAGGTATGGCGCGCTCTGACCGAGACAAGGGAGAAAGATTACGAGGATGGGGTCGAGAATTCGTTCACAGAGAAGCTGaacgaagaaagagaaggtggaggagccATCGGAAGTGTGGCCAAGAAGATCGGGATACAAAGATCAAAGCAGAACAGGCGGGAgggagaaaaggaagagagagagaggaaggagaaacaGGTTTACCTCAACTCGCTAGAATGTCCAATCTGCTtcttggtgagtcggtcCAGGTCTCTCAACACAATTGGCATGTCATACTAACAGCGACCAGAACTACCCACCAAACATCAATACCTCGAGGTGCTGTCAACAACCTGTCTGCACAGAGTGTTTCGTCCAAATCAGACGATCCGAAGCTACGATCACACATATCGAGTCGGAACCTGCTTGTTGTCCCTTCTGCATGGAAACCGATTTCGGTGTCATTTACGAACGACCGCTCACCCCTCTGGCGAGTCTGTCAGACACTGCTCTGGGGACAACTCCTGAGCCGAATGAATCAGGCTTCTCACAGGCGCTCAGCTTAGGCTCGGATGCTGATCTCAGTGTGGGTCCTGGCATGAATCcaaagatgaaggagaccgtaagaaggaagagtgtGAGCTCAAAGGCCGCAGAGGTAGTCACGATTGGTGAGCATTCAATCCGTATTCTGGAACAGATCATGACCTGACATCCCATCGACTGTCTTGTTCAGACGAAATCCGACCGGATTGGGAGACCAAATTAAATGCAGTCAAAGCGGCTGCTGCAAGACGTGCCTCGCGAAGGATCGTTATGCGTCAGGTGAGCCTTGAAGGCATTGATTTGCTCTTCTAGCTGTTGACTCCTTTTCGAATAGGTCGGTGATCGTCTCATTCCCATCGGTTTCACCTCGGCAAGAGCCCCCGGGACTGCCGACTTCAGTATGTCACTACCGCAGATGCAAAACAACGATGATACTTCCGGGGGTGGAAGCCCCAGACGAGCTGGTCGTCGACGAGAATCCAACAGGGAGCGAGAGCtagaagaggtgagctagGATTTTCTGCATTGCAGACGATATTCGGCTTACGTTACGCCCCCAGCTTATGATAATGGAAGCGATGCGATTATCCCTCGTGGATCATGAGGACCATCAACGAAAGCTGGCcgacgagaggagaggttCAACTACAAGCCAAATCAGTCAGGGGGGTTCTCCTTCGCCGAATCCCGGAGGATCATCTGGTCCGTCTACAACTTCCCTCGCGCCACCCCTCAACACCGGTCCGATCATTACCACAAGCTCCGTATCATCCAGACGTGCGTCCTCTTCTACGCAACAGGATAAGCCATCCGGAACGTCGAAGCTGCTGAGCAAAATCAACAATGTACGAGCTCGAGCCAACTCAGCTGCGTCGTCTCGAGGCAGCGGCAGTGGCGACTATAAATCGGTTTCCTTCGCTGCCAACCCCGCAGCTGGAagttcgagatcgatcgtgaattcatcatcttcaacgCCTGGCGGTTCAGTACCGGCAAGTGGGCTTGGAAGTGGAAGCGGACTTGCGTCTGGTGCATCAGAATCTCGACTGGCCAGGGCGACGCCGATCTCAACAACCTTCGCACCGACTGTGACGACCTCGACAGGTGGATCAGGCTTGAGTCCCACATCACCTGCACCCGTCGCAGTAGCCCCGGTAACGACTTTGGCGAGTCCAGCCGCGGTCCAACCAGGCTCCCCTCCCAGTTCGTCAGGCTTACCAAGGTTGAGTCTCGATATGCCTGCTTTGACACCTGCGTCAGCATCGACTGCACCTTCCAGCGGGAAGCTTCCGCAGAGGGCGCCGCTGAACAGGTTGGAAAGTGAGATGAGCGAGGCGACTGTTGGACCGAGCACTTATGCACAGTTAGACAGCGATGAGGAGTAGGGAAGTCCCGATCCACTATCGGTGgctgagatcgaagagagaagggtaGTTTGGGCTCTGTGTGTTCAGTCAATTATTGTTCCGTATTCTCTATAAATTGGTTTCTTACTCTCTTTGTACATACAGTCATGCCATTTACAAACACGATTTTAGAATTTTCGGTATTATTGTTTGAACGaactcacactcacacagTCCCCGTTTCCCCTTCATTTGACTTTTGACTTGACAAGAGAGATTTGTAAGAGAGCAGGAAGGAACAACAAGAACGGGATCGGATTGGGTAGTAGTCACAATGTGCAACATAGTACATGATATCAGGAATTTGATTGTAAGGTACGGCTCGCATCGTTTCGCAACGGACCCAACCAAGAAATGATGACCAGTAAATGCATGATAATATAGTAGTGCAAGTGGTAATTTGACCCTAAAAATGCGATCTGTCTCCATATGACGAAATCTACATTAGAGATTTGAATCGCTCAATGGCAAGTCGTAGAGTTTCAATCTCcgtctcgatcttctccatctaTCGAATTGCAACACATCAGTCGACTGAATGTTCTACTTGGACTGTTTATGAAGATGGGGTTCAgacatcactcaccttctcagcGTTGACAGCTCTGACATCTTCTCTAACTGTGGTCTCGTAGTTTGGTTGTTCGATCACTTTTTGCAATTTCACTTTTGACCCCTCAACAATCGCAGACTTCTTTTCGAGCTTGTCCACCTCAGAAGCAGCGTCAATCTTGCCCTGTACGGGTGAAATGAACGTTGTTTAGCATTCATCACAAACCATATCCGAGTAGCCTATATCTCCCCGTTGAAGCAGGTCTTCGCCAAGATCGCAAAAGGTatcaaactcaccttgacggGGATGTGGACGTTAATGTCGGTGGTGACAAATTCCgttccacatcctcctGGTACCTCGgcatcatcgacaacgaACTTCAATGTTCCGCAACCCTTAGTCAGACCGATGATGATAGGTTCTTGAGACTCGAGCAATTTTCTTTGGTCCGTATTCTTCGCTTGGATGATGACTGGCGCACAAGTTCAGCGAATCGGATCCAGCACCAAAGCATCGCCTCGAAGTCATATATCACTCACCGGTGATCTTGTCCTCGACAGTCTTGCCGTTTGTGGGCAAGTTATACAGACCGACAATCGATCGGGCGGATTTGATGCACTCGACAACGAGATCGAACTGTGCTGCCGCTTCGGGGAACTCTTGCTCAGCAAGCTGCTCAAGGCATTGGTGTCAGCATCTATTCCCTctcgccatcctcctccttgacggACAGAacgccaactcaccatctcggGGAAAGGCGCCAACATGATCGTCTCGCAGTCATCACCTTGTCTTCTGGGCAGACGCTGCCACAAGTCCTCGGTGACGTAAGGCATGAAGGGGTGAAGGAGTTTAAGACCGCCCTCAAGACATGTGTAGAGGGTATTTTGCGCAGAGACCTTGGCGGCTGAGTCAACGTTGGCTTCGAAAAGGGGTTTGGTGGCTTCCTGCAAATCAAAGGCATATCACATCGTATCAGCCCTGCGCGCGAACATGTGGTCAAAGCACTCACGATGAAGACATCACACAGGTCGTTGAGGAAGTATTGGTAAGCAGCGTTGGTGGCGTCGGCGAAATCTCGGTTTTCTAATGCCTCTGAAACTGCTGCACTGGCGAGGTTAAGTTTGTGGAACAACCATTGTTCAACAAGACCTTCTTGGCCAGTCGGCTATATACAGGACGCGATCAGCGTCAATCGTGACCTGCAGGGAGCGTACCGAAGCGAGACCTACCAGGGCAGAAGCGTTGGGAACGAAGCTGCTTTGTTGTCGGACACCATCAAGGTTGACAAGATCCATTCGGAAGAGACAGAACTTAGTAGCGTTCCAGAGCTTGTTACAGAACTTTCTGTAGCCTTCGACCCGGCCGATATCCATGTTGATGTCTCGTCCTAACACCAGGTTGTCAGTGACACGTTCGTATGAGTTGGGACGAGAACTGACCTCCTGAAGTGTAGTTGCAGAGAGTGAATCTCAGGGCATCGGTACCGCACTGAGGAATACCCTTGGGGAATAATTTCTtctgtccatcttcagCCTTCaagatctccttctcaggCAAGTTACCCATTCTCAGATCGTTGTGTAATTTTTGCAGATTTTGTCCAGTAACGACATCCAGAGGGTCGATGACGTTTCCGAGGGATTTGGACATCTTCCTACCATACGCGTCTCGTACCATAGGGTGGCAGTAGACTTCCTTGAACGGCATTTTATCGGTAAGTGCGTTGCCGAAGAAGACCATTCGAGCGAcccagaagaagagaataTCCCATCCAGTCTCGAGGATGGAGTTTGGGTAGAAGTGTTCCATGTCGGCAGTCTGAGAAGTCATGGTCAGCAAGTTTCAGGAAGGATCCACAGACCTTACCTTCTCAGGCCATCCCATGGTGGAGAAAGGCCACAGACCAGACGAGAACCAGGTGTCAAgaacatcctcatcttgcTCCAGAGTGTATTTTCTCCCTTGAGCCCGCTCCTTGGCCTTCTCTTCGGCCTCCTCCAGACTCTTGGCTACGATCCAATTCTTGTTGTCCGCAGTCTACGGATAGTCAGCACAGCACTTGATGGCTTTCTGTGTCAGACTTACATCCGGGGCCTCGCCATCGAATTTGAGGAGGTAAGCAGGACATCGGTGGCCCCACCATAGTTGTCGGGAGACACACCAATCTTGCATGTTCTCCATCCATCTGACCCAATCAGCGGCAGAGGTCTTGGGCTTGATTTCAAGCTCGCCAGCTCGAGTTCGCTACGacttgtcagcttgatgatgatatacCACCAGAAGGAATAGCTCACCTTCAGCGCCTCCTCAGCCATAGGCTTGCAGCTAATCCACCATTGAGGTTTAAGGATTtgctcaacaacatcaccaGATCGGCTGTAAATAGTCAGCAAGACATGAGGGAGGCCAAAGGACTTCACTCACGAGCAGATAGGGATCTGCATTTCGTTGTCTTTCTGCTCGATGTACAATCCCTTTTCCTTAAGATCTTTGATAATGGCGTTTCTGATGTGGAATCGTTTCATACCCTACTCGAATGTGAGCCACAAAGCTGAGAGAGGCCAGTAGCACGGAATGTTGCCCACCTTATATTGCCCAGCGTTCTCATTGTATGTTCCATCGTCATTCATTAGGTTGATGAACTGCAGGTTATTTCTCTGACCACATTCGAAATCGTTAGGGTCATGTGCTGGTGTAATTTTCACAGCACCAGTACCGAATTCCATGTCGACCGTGATCGCGTCAGTGATGATTGGGATCCGACGGCCGTTGAAAGGGTGGACGACGAATTTTCCGTGGAGGTGCTGCAGGTTCATCAACGTCCTGCTACGTGTGGCTGACTGTAAGGGCCTACCTTATATCGTGAATCATCAGGATGGACAGCTACGGCTGTGTCTCCTAGCATAGTTTCAGGTCGAGTGGTAGCAACAATGATTGTTTCGTCTGCAAGAGGGGTGTACATCAAATGAATATAAGGCGATCCACAAGTGTAAAGACCATTTCTAACTTACCAGAGTTTTCGATAGGGTAGGCAAAAGAGGTAATGACACCAAATTCGAATCGCTCTTTGGCATCGTAGCCCTTGACGTTCATGAGAGTTCGACCGGTCAAATGCAATTGGTCAACCTGTGACATGCGGGGTATGAGCTCATTCTCAGAATTTATCAACAAGCCATATATAACTCACCTCGAGGTTTGACAGACTGGTGTTGAGGTAAACACACCAATTGACAAGACGGTTTGCTCGGTATAATAGACCTTTCTCGTGCATGAGGCAGAAAGTCTCCTTGACCGCTGTACTGAGAGACTAGATACGCGACAGCGTTAGCTCACCGTCCATCTCTCGGAGCGAGGTTTCACTGACATCGTTCATTGTGAAAGCGACACGGTCCCAATCGAAAGATCCTCCTAATCTGGTCATTTGGTTggtgatcttctcctgatATCTACGGGTCGAGAAATGGGCATCAGTTATCGGAGTCATTCGTGCCTTTCGGCCGTGACTGACTGATCCTTCCACTCCCAGACCTTCTCTAAAAACTTCTCTCGTCCGTAGTGATGTCTGCCGTGTCCCTCTGTTTTCAACAACCGTTGCTCAACTACCGCTTGTGTGGCGATACCAGCGTGGTCGTAACCAGGCAGATAGAGAACTGTGTGGCCTTGCATACGTTTCCTGCAACAACACCATATCAGCTCGACTCTCTAGGTTCGGCCCTGACTTAGAGCAATAATCACTACTCACCATCGAATCATAGCGTCTTGAATAGAAATCGTTAAAGCATGACCGATATGCAAGTTTCCAGTGACGTTGGGAGGTGGGAAGGTGATACAGAAAGTGCCCTTCTCTAACGGCTTGCCATCTGCACCATAACGAGGCTTGAAGAATCCCTTGGCTGTCCACCAATCGTAATGAGCAGCTTCGACCTGAATAGGATCGTAACCCGATGGAAGATTTCCAGAGACATCTGAAGGTGATACGGCAACTGTCAGCTACTGCGGAACACCTTGGGGAAGCTTTGCTTCGACAGAAGTGATTgctcacctttcttctctcccttggGAGTGGGATTGATCCACTCCTCAGCAGGAGCGGCCTccactttcttctctttcttctcagccttgtccttcttcggtTGTTGGACAGCAGAGGGACCCTTCACGGCAGCTTTGGCAAGCTTTTCGAGTCGCTTagcctccttcttggctGAGTGCCTATGTATCAGCTGCCCGCGCGCATACATGTGTCTGCCAGTAGCTACTCACCTCCCTTCTTTGACTCTTTCACGACACCTTCCCCACCCTCGGCAGCTGGAGCGGCCTCAACAGGCTCAGCAGGGTTAACCTGCTCAGCTGGCAAGAGCTCCGGGGGAGGAGCGGCCTTGTTCTCCTCTGTCGACATTACAATGCTATATCTTCTAGCGTAGatggttgttgttgatgcCGTCGTTGCTCTATGTGCGAAGGTTGGGTGGAAATCCAATGGGTGTGACTTGATTTTTGTGGGAAGATTGTAGAAAGGGCGGCTCGAGTATCTGAGTATGTGCTGGAGCATACACCAAGACTAGATTCGAGTCGACGCTAGGTGGTTGGAAAGGGGTAGTGTGGGAAACGGTTATCTAGTTTGAATGACTGTGAGTCGAAAAAAGTCGAGAGATGCCTTCATTCAATTTCAGCTGCGCCATGCGGGGGAGAGAACGAAGTTGAAATGGGTTGGGATCACAAAGTGGGTGATGTGGATAAGTTCATCGAGACAACACAGCTCGGTAACCGGGACTGTTCACGTCGTCACGACCACACCTGGCTCTGTTGTTCAATTTGTTATTGTCCGTCCTTGATCTCGCACGCTGACATCAACATCCCAAGAAGACAGCTAAGATGATCTCGGTAAGCTATCATCCTTTCAGTGCATGGACCAGTGTATGGACTGCGAACTGACAGATCTCACGCATCAGgctttcttcatctttAATCAAAAGGGAGAAGTGAGCTACAATATCATGTTGGTCCACGCCGACCATTACTGATGATATGGATCTCAGGTCCTCATA
The Kwoniella newhampshirensis strain CBS 13917 chromosome 1, whole genome shotgun sequence DNA segment above includes these coding regions:
- a CDS encoding valine-tRNA ligase, coding for MSTEENKAAPPPELLPAEQVNPAEPVEAAPAAEGGEGVVKESKKGAKKEAKRLEKLAKAAVKGPSAVQQPKKDKAEKKEKKVEAAPAEEWINPTPKGEKKDVSGNLPSGYDPIQVEAAHYDWWTAKGFFKPRYGADGKPLEKGTFCITFPPPNVTGNLHIGHALTISIQDAMIRWKRMQGHTVLYLPGYDHAGIATQAVVEQRLLKTEGHGRHHYGREKFLEKVWEWKDQYQEKITNQMTRLGGSFDWDRVAFTMNDSLSTAVKETFCLMHEKGLLYRANRLVNWCVYLNTSLSNLEVDQLHLTGRTLMNVKGYDAKERFEFGVITSFAYPIENSDETIIVATTRPETMLGDTAVAVHPDDSRYKHLHGKFVVHPFNGRRIPIITDAITVDMEFGTGAVKITPAHDPNDFECGQRNNLQFINLMNDDGTYNENAGQYKGMKRFHIRNAIIKDLKEKGLYIEQKDNEMQIPICSRSGDVVEQILKPQWWISCKPMAEEALKRTRAGELEIKPKTSAADWVRWMENMQDWCVSRQLWWGHRCPAYLLKFDGEAPDTADNKNWIVAKSLEEAEEKAKERAQGRKYTLEQDEDVLDTWFSSGLWPFSTMGWPEKTADMEHFYPNSILETGWDILFFWVARMVFFGNALTDKMPFKEVYCHPMVRDAYGRKMSKSLGNVIDPLDVVTGQNLQKLHNDLRMGNLPEKEILKAEDGQKKLFPKGIPQCGTDALRFTLCNYTSGGRDINMDIGRVEGYRKFCNKLWNATKFCLFRMDLVNLDGVRQQSSFVPNASALPTGQEGLVEQWLFHKLNLASAAVSEALENRDFADATNAAYQYFLNDLCDVFIEATKPLFEANVDSAAKVSAQNTLYTCLEGGLKLLHPFMPYVTEDLWQRLPRRQGDDCETIMLAPFPEMLAEQEFPEAAAQFDLVVECIKSARSIVGLYNLPTNGKTVEDKITVIIQAKNTDQRKLLESQEPIIIGLTKGCGTLKFVVDDAEVPGGCGTEFVTTDINVHIPVKGKIDAASEVDKLEKKSAIVEGSKVKLQKVIEQPNYETTVREDVRAVNAEKMEKIETEIETLRLAIERFKSLM